A single genomic interval of Romboutsia ilealis harbors:
- a CDS encoding pseudouridine synthase, protein MGKKMRVDKLLSNVGVASRAELKKYCKQGLISVNGKVINNPGIQVDSENDEVMFNGEKIVYREFIYIMLNKPDGYISATFDKHDPIVLDLIDSSYLVFEPFPVGRLDKDTEGLLVLTNDGQLSHRVLSPKKHVPKTYYAKIQGKVTEEDILAFEKGVILDDGYETMPSQLKILKSDDISEIELTIHEGKFHQVKRMFESVDKKVVYLKRISMGKLKLDESLELGEYRELTEEEVKLIEER, encoded by the coding sequence ATGGGAAAAAAAATGCGCGTAGATAAGTTACTTTCAAATGTGGGAGTAGCTAGTAGGGCGGAATTAAAAAAATACTGTAAACAAGGACTAATATCTGTAAATGGAAAAGTTATAAATAATCCAGGAATACAGGTTGATTCTGAAAATGATGAAGTTATGTTTAATGGAGAAAAAATAGTATATAGAGAATTTATTTATATAATGTTAAATAAACCAGATGGATACATATCAGCTACATTTGATAAACATGACCCAATAGTATTAGATTTAATCGATTCGTCATATCTAGTATTTGAACCATTTCCAGTAGGAAGATTGGACAAGGATACAGAAGGATTATTAGTTCTTACTAATGATGGTCAACTTTCTCATAGAGTGTTATCTCCTAAAAAGCATGTACCAAAAACTTATTATGCAAAAATACAAGGAAAAGTAACGGAAGAAGATATACTTGCATTTGAAAAAGGTGTAATTCTTGATGATGGATATGAAACAATGCCATCACAATTAAAAATATTAAAAAGTGATGATATTTCCGAAATAGAACTTACAATTCATGAAGGTAAATTCCACCAAGTAAAAAGAATGTTTGAGAGTGTAGACAAAAAAGTAGTATACTTAAAAAGGATTTCTATGGGAAAATTAAAGTTAGATGAAAGCTTAGAATTAGGAGAGTATAGAGAATTAACTGAAGAAGAAGTTAAGTTAATAGAAGAAAGATAG
- a CDS encoding DUF1904 domain-containing protein, with protein MPQIKIRGINENQICEISEKMIDELVDAVKCPRDYFEIECIKSVAIRNGKIADVYPFVEVAWFDRGHEVQDTVAKIITDNIRENLNIENMDLAFTVFEKEKYYENGEHF; from the coding sequence ATGCCACAAATAAAGATAAGAGGAATAAATGAAAATCAAATATGTGAAATAAGTGAAAAAATGATAGATGAATTAGTAGATGCGGTAAAATGTCCAAGAGACTATTTTGAGATAGAATGTATAAAATCTGTAGCTATAAGAAATGGGAAAATAGCAGACGTATATCCTTTTGTAGAGGTAGCTTGGTTTGATAGAGGTCACGAGGTACAAGATACCGTTGCAAAAATAATAACAGATAATATAAGGGAAAATTTAAACATAGAGAATATGGATTTAGCGTTTACAGTTTTTGAAAAAGAAAAATACTATGAGAATGGAGAACATTTTTAA
- the fba gene encoding class II fructose-1,6-bisphosphate aldolase: protein MLVSAKEMLNKAREGKYAVGQFNINNLEWTKAVLLTAQENNSPVILGVSEGAGKYMGGYKTIVGMVNGMLEELNITVPVALHLDHGSYEGALKVIEAGFSSVMFDGSHYSIEENVAKTKEIVEIAHSKGISVEAEVGSIGGEEDGVVGAGEVADPDECKLISDLGVDMLAAGIGNIHGQYPENWAGLNFDALEAINNATGDMPLVLHGGTGIPAEMIQKAISLGVSKINVNTECQLAFAAATRKYIEEGKDLQGKGFDPRKVLAPGFEAIKATVKEKMELFGSINKA, encoded by the coding sequence ATGTTAGTTTCTGCAAAAGAAATGTTAAATAAAGCTAGAGAAGGCAAATACGCAGTAGGTCAATTCAACATAAATAACTTAGAATGGACTAAAGCTGTTTTATTAACTGCTCAGGAAAACAACTCACCTGTTATATTAGGTGTTTCTGAAGGTGCTGGTAAATATATGGGGGGATATAAAACTATAGTTGGTATGGTTAATGGAATGTTAGAAGAATTAAACATAACAGTTCCAGTTGCATTACATTTAGACCATGGTAGTTATGAAGGAGCTTTAAAAGTAATAGAAGCAGGTTTCTCTTCTGTTATGTTTGATGGTTCTCACTACTCTATAGAAGAAAATGTAGCTAAAACTAAAGAAATAGTTGAAATAGCTCATTCTAAAGGAATATCTGTAGAAGCAGAAGTTGGTTCTATAGGTGGAGAAGAAGATGGTGTTGTTGGTGCTGGTGAAGTTGCAGATCCAGATGAATGTAAATTAATATCTGACTTAGGTGTTGATATGTTAGCTGCTGGTATAGGTAACATACATGGACAATATCCAGAAAATTGGGCAGGATTAAACTTTGATGCTTTAGAAGCTATAAACAATGCTACAGGTGATATGCCATTAGTTTTACATGGTGGTACAGGTATACCTGCTGAAATGATACAAAAAGCTATATCTTTAGGTGTATCTAAAATAAATGTGAATACTGAGTGTCAATTAGCATTTGCTGCTGCTACTCGTAAATACATAGAAGAAGGAAAAGACTTACAAGGTAAAGGATTTGACCCTCGTAAAGTTTTAGCTCCAGGATTTGAGGCTATAAAAGCTACTGTTAAAGAGAAAATGGAGTTATTTGGATCTATAAATAAAGCTTAA
- a CDS encoding metallophosphoesterase yields MSLYAIGDLHFSTLVEKPMNIFGDKWDKHEEKIISSWKANVKEDDLVLVLGDTSWGINLTEAKPDLDIISNLSGKKIFIKGNHDYWWTTVTNLNKLYNDMKFLQTNFYEYGEYAICGGRGWICPNDFKFDDNDEKIYKREENRIRLSLQAARKKGYSKFIVITHYPPTNDKLEESLFTKLYEEYKVDKVIYGHLHGKESFKMGLKGVRNGVEYILASCDYIDFNLIKIMD; encoded by the coding sequence ATGAGTTTATATGCAATAGGTGATTTACATTTCTCAACATTAGTAGAAAAGCCAATGAATATATTTGGAGATAAATGGGACAAACATGAAGAGAAAATAATTAGTAGCTGGAAAGCTAATGTTAAAGAAGATGATTTAGTTTTAGTTTTAGGAGATACTTCATGGGGGATTAACTTAACTGAAGCTAAACCAGATTTAGATATTATAAGCAATCTTTCTGGAAAGAAAATTTTTATAAAAGGAAATCATGATTACTGGTGGACAACAGTAACAAATTTAAATAAATTATACAATGATATGAAATTTTTACAAACAAATTTCTATGAGTATGGAGAGTATGCTATATGTGGTGGTAGAGGTTGGATTTGCCCAAATGATTTTAAATTTGATGACAATGATGAAAAAATATATAAAAGAGAAGAAAATAGAATTAGATTATCACTTCAAGCTGCAAGAAAAAAAGGGTACTCTAAATTTATAGTTATAACTCATTATCCACCTACAAATGATAAATTAGAAGAATCATTATTTACTAAATTGTATGAAGAATATAAAGTAGATAAAGTGATATATGGACATTTACATGGGAAAGAATCATTTAAAATGGGTCTAAAAGGAGTTCGAAATGGGGTTGAGTATATTTTAGCTTCTTGTGATTATATAGATTTTAATTTAATAAAAATAATGGATTAA
- a CDS encoding GTP pyrophosphokinase — MEYEKWDEVLAPYNNAVEELKVKFKNIRKEFLTKGEYSPIEFVTGRTKKIASIVSKAKRLNIQDIEAEMEDIAGIRIMCQFVEDIYNIVNLIKLRSDMTIVYEKDYIKNFKDSGYRSYHIIIKYPINSIAGSKEILCEIQIRTLAMNFWATIEHSLKYKYEHYIPDTLAVRLRRAADAAFLLDQEMSEIREDIMKAQVMYQVKSVTLRDVLNKIQELYNVGETHKAIKYQRRLDKIDNERDITEILQLKKEIDSLLQEYKNKVGD, encoded by the coding sequence ATGGAATACGAAAAATGGGATGAAGTATTAGCGCCTTATAATAATGCTGTTGAAGAACTAAAAGTAAAGTTTAAAAATATAAGAAAAGAATTTTTAACGAAGGGTGAATATTCTCCGATAGAATTTGTAACAGGGAGAACTAAAAAAATAGCATCTATTGTATCAAAAGCTAAACGATTAAATATACAAGACATTGAAGCAGAAATGGAAGATATAGCTGGTATAAGAATCATGTGTCAGTTTGTAGAAGACATATATAATATTGTGAATTTAATTAAATTGAGAAGTGATATGACTATAGTTTATGAAAAAGACTATATTAAAAACTTTAAAGATAGTGGATATAGAAGCTATCATATAATAATAAAATATCCTATAAATTCAATAGCAGGGTCTAAGGAAATTTTATGTGAGATACAGATAAGAACACTTGCTATGAACTTTTGGGCGACAATAGAACATTCTTTAAAATATAAGTATGAACACTATATTCCGGACACATTAGCTGTTAGATTAAGAAGGGCAGCAGATGCAGCTTTCTTATTAGATCAAGAGATGAGTGAAATTAGAGAAGATATAATGAAAGCTCAAGTTATGTATCAAGTAAAGTCTGTTACATTAAGGGATGTTTTAAATAAGATTCAAGAATTATACAATGTAGGTGAAACGCATAAGGCCATAAAATATCAAAGAAGATTAGATAAAATAGATAATGAAAGAGATATAACTGAAATATTACAATTAAAAAAGGAGATAGACTCCTTATTACAAGAATATAAAAATAAAGTTGGTGATTAG
- a CDS encoding YkgJ family cysteine cluster protein — MTSIKKNHVVNCINYANEKKLFDRLNDIYKNLPNGDCSGCGNCCMESVGTNLIEFINIYNYLENKPELKKMCLDKIVDYYFLEYIEKKPCPFKDKYNRCMIYDVRPLNCRLFGHWKKEDYNKNLDNVTQRNREYRDLIKSRYGFDISDKVVNYRINYCESFIPEHKYLSKSQRLEFADSLMTLDSNIYAKGIIDIDFKDRGIVEYFIESLLHEDTAYNIKIRVSKDDKVRNRAINRLKKILY; from the coding sequence ATGACTAGTATAAAAAAGAATCATGTAGTAAATTGTATAAATTATGCAAATGAAAAAAAACTATTTGATAGATTGAATGATATTTATAAAAATTTACCAAATGGAGATTGTAGTGGATGTGGAAATTGTTGCATGGAATCCGTTGGAACAAATTTAATTGAATTTATAAATATATATAATTATTTAGAGAATAAACCAGAATTAAAAAAGATGTGTTTAGATAAAATTGTAGATTATTATTTCTTAGAATATATTGAGAAGAAACCATGTCCATTTAAAGATAAATATAATAGATGTATGATATATGATGTAAGACCTTTAAATTGTAGATTATTTGGGCATTGGAAAAAGGAAGATTATAATAAAAATTTAGATAACGTTACTCAACGAAATAGAGAATATAGAGACTTAATAAAATCAAGATATGGGTTTGATATTAGTGATAAGGTAGTAAACTATAGAATAAATTATTGTGAAAGTTTTATACCTGAACATAAATACTTATCAAAAAGTCAAAGATTAGAATTTGCAGATAGCTTAATGACATTAGATTCCAATATATATGCTAAAGGAATCATAGATATAGATTTTAAAGATAGAGGAATAGTTGAATACTTTATAGAAAGCTTGTTACATGAAGATACTGCATATAATATAAAAATAAGAGTATCTAAAGATGATAAAGTAAGAAATAGAGCGATTAATAGATTGAAAAAAATATTATACTAG
- the adhE gene encoding bifunctional acetaldehyde-CoA/alcohol dehydrogenase, giving the protein MSKNLNPEFSVDNMIDDLVTKANEAKNEMLKLDQEAIDKIVSAMAKAGLDKHIELAKMAVEETNRGVFEDKVTKNIFATEYIYNSIKYTKTVGIIEENDEEGYMMVAEPIGVVAGVTPVTNPTSTTMFKALISIKGRNPIIFSFHPSAQKCSSEAARILRDAAIDAGAPKNCIQWIEEPSLEASSALMKHNGVSLILATGGPGMVKSAYSSGKPALGVGAGNVPCFIEKSADIKQAVNDLILSKTFDNGMICASEQAVIVEESVYDEVVGLMKAYNCYFVDGKEKELLEKTVINPETKSLNPNIVGQTPYKIAQMAGFEVPKDAKMLVAEIGGVGIDYPLSKEKLSPVLACIKVKDAQEGIQRCVDMTEFGGLGHSAVIHSNNDDIILEFSQKVRTGRLLVNAPSTHGAIGDIYNVNTPSLTLGCGSMGNNSTTDNVSAVNLINVKKVTKRRVNMQWFKVPERIYHEVGSVQYLEKLPDVERVMIVTDRTMAQLGYVEKLEYHLRKRRNPVMIDVFADVEPDPSVDTVLNGAEAMRKFKPDTIIALGGGSAMDAAKGMWLFYENQDADFEDLRLKFMDIRKRIYKFPKLGRIAKMVAIPTTSGTGSEVTSFAVITDKVNNIKYPLADYELTPDVAIIDPTFVMSVPAAVTADTGLDVLTHAIEAYVSIMATDYTDALAMKAIQMVFEYLPKSYKGANTAEGKEAREKMHNASCIAGMAFANAFLGVNHSLAHKLGSEFHIPHGRANAILLPHVIEYNATMPSKFAAFPKYKSFVADKKYAEIAKSLGLKADTTEEGVKSLVEAVRNLMKELNMPMTIQACGIEEDTYLAAIERLALDAFDDQCTPANPRLPLVSELVQIYKDIYKTKSSVKKEEKKIAEQNA; this is encoded by the coding sequence ATGAGTAAAAATTTAAATCCAGAATTTAGTGTAGATAACATGATTGATGATTTAGTTACAAAAGCTAACGAGGCAAAAAATGAAATGTTAAAGCTAGACCAAGAAGCAATTGATAAAATAGTTTCTGCAATGGCTAAGGCAGGTTTAGACAAGCACATAGAGTTAGCTAAGATGGCAGTAGAAGAAACAAATAGAGGGGTATTTGAAGATAAGGTTACAAAAAATATATTCGCAACAGAATATATTTATAATAGTATAAAGTATACAAAAACAGTTGGTATAATTGAAGAAAATGATGAAGAAGGATATATGATGGTTGCAGAGCCAATAGGAGTTGTAGCAGGTGTTACTCCAGTAACTAACCCAACTTCAACTACTATGTTTAAAGCATTAATATCGATAAAAGGAAGAAATCCAATAATATTTAGTTTCCACCCATCAGCTCAGAAATGTTCATCAGAAGCTGCAAGAATATTAAGAGATGCAGCTATAGATGCAGGAGCACCAAAAAATTGTATTCAATGGATAGAAGAACCATCTTTAGAAGCATCAAGTGCACTTATGAAACATAATGGAGTATCTTTAATATTAGCAACAGGTGGACCGGGAATGGTTAAATCAGCTTACTCTTCAGGAAAACCAGCTTTAGGGGTTGGAGCAGGTAACGTACCATGTTTTATAGAAAAATCAGCAGATATAAAGCAAGCAGTAAACGATTTAATATTATCTAAAACTTTCGATAATGGAATGATATGTGCATCAGAGCAAGCTGTTATAGTAGAAGAAAGTGTATATGATGAAGTAGTAGGATTAATGAAGGCTTATAATTGCTACTTTGTTGATGGAAAAGAAAAAGAACTATTAGAAAAAACAGTAATAAATCCAGAAACAAAATCTTTAAATCCTAATATAGTTGGGCAAACACCATATAAAATAGCTCAAATGGCAGGTTTTGAAGTGCCTAAAGATGCTAAAATGTTAGTAGCTGAAATAGGTGGAGTAGGAATAGATTATCCATTATCTAAAGAAAAATTAAGTCCAGTACTTGCATGTATAAAAGTAAAAGATGCTCAAGAAGGAATACAAAGATGTGTAGATATGACTGAGTTTGGAGGATTAGGACATTCAGCTGTTATACACTCAAATAATGATGATATAATATTAGAATTTAGTCAAAAAGTAAGAACAGGAAGATTATTAGTAAACGCACCTTCTACTCATGGTGCTATAGGAGATATATATAACGTGAACACGCCATCATTAACTTTAGGGTGTGGATCTATGGGGAATAACTCTACTACAGATAACGTATCAGCAGTAAACTTAATAAATGTTAAAAAGGTTACTAAAAGGAGAGTAAATATGCAATGGTTTAAAGTACCTGAAAGAATATATCATGAAGTTGGTTCAGTTCAATATTTAGAAAAGTTACCTGACGTTGAAAGAGTAATGATAGTTACTGATAGAACTATGGCTCAATTAGGATACGTTGAAAAATTAGAGTACCACTTAAGAAAAAGAAGAAATCCAGTTATGATAGATGTATTTGCTGATGTAGAGCCAGATCCATCTGTAGACACAGTATTAAATGGTGCTGAAGCGATGAGAAAATTCAAGCCAGATACTATAATAGCTTTAGGTGGAGGATCTGCAATGGATGCTGCTAAAGGTATGTGGTTATTCTATGAAAATCAAGATGCAGATTTTGAAGATTTAAGACTTAAGTTTATGGATATAAGAAAAAGAATATATAAATTCCCTAAATTAGGAAGAATAGCTAAGATGGTAGCTATACCAACTACTTCAGGTACAGGATCAGAGGTTACATCTTTCGCGGTTATAACTGACAAAGTAAACAATATAAAATATCCTTTAGCTGATTATGAGTTAACTCCAGATGTAGCTATAATAGATCCTACATTCGTAATGTCTGTACCAGCAGCTGTTACTGCAGATACAGGGTTAGATGTATTAACTCATGCTATAGAAGCTTATGTTTCTATAATGGCAACTGATTATACAGATGCTTTAGCTATGAAGGCTATACAAATGGTATTTGAATACTTACCAAAATCATACAAGGGAGCTAATACAGCAGAAGGAAAAGAAGCAAGAGAAAAAATGCACAATGCTTCTTGTATAGCAGGTATGGCATTTGCAAATGCATTCTTAGGTGTTAATCATTCACTAGCTCATAAGTTAGGATCAGAATTCCATATACCACATGGTAGAGCAAATGCAATATTATTACCTCATGTAATAGAATATAATGCTACTATGCCAAGTAAGTTTGCAGCATTCCCAAAATATAAGTCATTTGTAGCAGATAAGAAATATGCTGAGATTGCAAAATCTTTAGGATTAAAAGCTGATACTACAGAAGAAGGTGTTAAGAGCTTAGTTGAAGCCGTAAGAAATTTAATGAAAGAATTAAATATGCCAATGACTATACAAGCATGCGGAATAGAAGAAGATACTTATTTAGCAGCTATAGAGAGATTAGCTTTAGATGCATTTGATGATCAATGTACTCCAGCTAACCCAAGATTACCATTAGTGAGTGAATTAGTTCAAATATATAAAGATATATATAAGACTAAGTCTTCAGTAAAGAAAGAGGAAAAAAAAATAGCTGAACAAAATGCATAA
- a CDS encoding DUF4230 domain-containing protein — protein sequence MLQKQKKINKALILFLFLILLISGIYFISNKYKKESIYKDNIKVINTLSQVLDISTVKYNYSNIVEIKKDKSISNIKIPFTEKSFIIKYNGIINGGVKPEDIEVVSNTGDEILIEIKKCQILDHYIDDENIYVYDIKNSIFNKLDIQEALDEISNCKKEYEEKIISEGFMEEIQKNTKISIENILKGIGYKEVVINFK from the coding sequence GTGTTACAAAAACAAAAAAAAATTAATAAAGCACTTATATTGTTTCTATTTTTAATATTATTAATAAGTGGAATATATTTTATATCTAATAAATATAAAAAAGAAAGTATATATAAAGATAATATAAAAGTAATAAATACCTTAAGCCAAGTATTAGATATAAGTACTGTAAAATATAATTATAGTAATATTGTAGAAATAAAAAAAGATAAAAGTATTAGTAATATAAAAATACCTTTTACGGAAAAATCATTTATTATAAAGTATAACGGAATAATAAATGGAGGTGTAAAACCGGAAGATATAGAGGTAGTAAGTAATACGGGAGATGAAATATTAATAGAAATTAAAAAATGTCAAATTTTAGACCATTATATAGATGATGAAAACATATATGTTTATGATATTAAAAACTCAATATTTAATAAGTTAGATATACAAGAGGCATTAGATGAGATAAGTAACTGCAAAAAGGAATATGAAGAAAAAATTATAAGTGAAGGGTTTATGGAAGAGATACAAAAAAATACAAAGATAAGTATAGAAAATATATTAAAGGGAATTGGATATAAAGAAGTAGTTATAAATTTTAAATAA